A DNA window from Armatimonadota bacterium contains the following coding sequences:
- the ftsZ gene encoding cell division protein FtsZ codes for MTSLDRDLRRFAAIKVVGVGGGGSNAVNRMIHAGLRGVEFIAINTDAQALALSNADKKIHIGAKTTRGLGAGGDPAVGRQAAEESKEELYETLEGADMVFVTAGMGGGTGTGGAPIVAEIARDLGALVIGVVTKPFSFEGRRRMAAAEEGARILKGKVNTLITIPNDRLLQIIDRQATIVEAFRVADDILRQGVQGIADLITVPGLINLDFADVRAIMTEAGSALIGIGVATGEDRAIRAAQAAIASPLLETSMNGARGVLINVTGGLDLGLVEVSEAAQIVKEAADPEANIIFGAVIDDKAEGEVRITVIATGFDGAKINGEQPPEEPVRLKEPIKVIDDLDIPAFLRRR; via the coding sequence ATGACGAGTCTCGACCGGGACCTGCGGCGGTTCGCCGCCATCAAAGTCGTCGGGGTGGGCGGGGGCGGCAGCAACGCCGTCAACCGCATGATCCACGCGGGGCTGCGCGGGGTGGAGTTCATCGCCATCAACACCGACGCGCAGGCGCTCGCCCTCAGCAACGCCGACAAGAAGATCCACATCGGCGCCAAGACCACCCGGGGCCTGGGCGCCGGCGGCGACCCGGCCGTCGGCCGCCAGGCCGCCGAGGAGAGCAAGGAGGAGCTCTACGAGACCCTGGAGGGCGCCGACATGGTCTTCGTCACCGCCGGCATGGGCGGAGGCACGGGGACCGGCGGCGCGCCCATCGTGGCGGAGATCGCCCGCGACCTGGGAGCGCTCGTCATCGGCGTGGTCACCAAGCCCTTCTCCTTCGAGGGGCGGCGTCGCATGGCCGCGGCCGAGGAGGGCGCCCGCATCCTGAAGGGGAAGGTGAACACTCTCATCACCATCCCCAACGACCGGCTGCTGCAGATCATCGACCGCCAGGCCACCATCGTCGAGGCCTTCCGGGTAGCCGACGATATCCTGCGCCAGGGCGTCCAGGGGATCGCCGACCTGATCACCGTCCCGGGGCTGATCAACCTGGACTTCGCCGACGTGCGGGCCATCATGACCGAAGCCGGCTCGGCCCTCATCGGCATCGGCGTCGCCACCGGGGAGGACCGGGCCATCCGGGCCGCGCAGGCGGCCATCGCCAGCCCGCTGCTGGAGACCTCGATGAACGGGGCGCGCGGCGTCCTCATCAACGTCACCGGCGGACTCGACCTGGGGCTGGTGGAGGTGAGCGAGGCGGCCCAGATCGTCAAGGAGGCCGCCGACCCCGAGGCCAACATCATCTTCGGCGCGGTAATCGACGACAAGGCCGAGGGCGAGGTGCGCATCACCGTCATCGCCACGGGGTTCGACGGGGCGAAGATCAACGGCGAGCAGCCCCCGGAGGAGCCGGTCCGGCTCAAGGAGCCGATCAAGGTCATCGACGACCTGGACATCCCCGCGTTCCTGCGCCGGCGCTGA